TacttttaatcaataaaacatccTCTGTATTTGTATCTTATTAACTTTTACTAAAGAAACGTCTCAAAATATAGAACAGACAAATAAACACTGATCATTGTGTACTTGTTTATACTGAGCTGAACGATCATCCAGAAAGCGATCATCTATAATACCTAAACACTATCCTTTACTTTCATCGAGGACGTTCTGTAGACGTTTACTATTGGTAATCATGTGTAAGACTAAGGGAGAGGGTTAACTATAgtacatcgtcggaaacccacggtcggtcgctctcTCCGTTTCCGACGGTGACTATAGTAATGGCTCACCCCTTTctatattctctttagagaagtcgagaggcatagccttcatcgaaggctatgcctctcgacttctttAAAGAGAATACCATTTCTACTGACCTTGCTAATGATAGGCGCCTTATAACttaaaaacattttaccgaaattaagTTGTGCActgacaatgtccaagaaatcaggccgctgtttacaatatagcagtatttctgtttgtcattccagtggcggatccagaacgaccgttcattttgtctttggtcaactattcggaATGAAGGATTACAAAtcgcattcgtaaaatcattatctaattttcaatatggagagagatcatttatgttacataaggaacatttaatttggaacTCCAATTGACATCCTATAATAGTCAAATTTaattactgtatatgatatcaatgaatataacataactaatgcacgcaattattcaattttttttctaaattcatttgaattaaagaatatcgttcattcaattattgtgtGCAACAATTTAAACacgcattaaaaaaaaatcctcccTCTCGGCCCTAAgcaatattatttaattgtgatttcccGCGCTTGCACGGTGTTTCATCAAGTGAATTTTAACTTTGAAATGGATTAAAGTCTACTGTTCTATCCGTACAATCACGTAGAACCAGGGGCCACCTCCCCTATATCGACAACGttcattttctgtcattttaaaTGCAAAGTTGGATATATTGGCTGATTTCCTCCCCCATTTTTTGATAGTACTTAGCATTGGATGTTAAGAATATAAACTTGAGCTGATGAATTCATGTGCGGACGAAGGTTCCCCTTCCTTCACGACAATAGAACATCTTTCAGCGGTTTATTTATCACCCCCCCCTCCCTCGATTTAGTCAAGCTTTCAAAGTACGGACCGAACAAACTAACAAACAAAaagacaattgtgaagtcaacttcttCTGGGCTATATATGCCAAGGAATAAATCATTACTAGAGTGTAGCACAGGCAATcgtatcgcttgggttcgaatttacattaaaagatatgCGAACCCATACTCTTAGTAAATATTCAGTGGTGTGAAGGAGCGACGTAAGGTGTGACTCTTTCCcgctatatgacgtcacatcaACGTAGCGGAAATTGAGTCAGGCATGCGCCAGACTACTCGAGATGTGGAGTTAAAATAacggatattttttttttttttttttttttttttaaccatttTTCTAACCATTGAGAAAGGTAAGAAAgaatatcaatttatttcttttccaCCTTTTTGTTTATGAATCCATGTTGTTATCTGCGATGACGTCATGCTTGGTAACCCACAAGGAACCGTTGCGTTGTGGTTACCGTTGCCATTTGTTTGCTTTGATCTGTGACGATTAGACGAGTTTTTCACACAGATACAAAAAGTTTGAATATCACAATGAAAAGGGAAAGATCTACCGAGAGGAAGAGCAGGAGTGTGTCTAAGAGGGTAATGCTCCgagaaataaaacttttccCGTCTCAGAGTGTTGTTTTTGTAGGATAAAGTAGATCTACCGTTTACATTTATGAGGGGGGTGAGGGggggtgaggggggggggggtcttgtcAGGCGATAGACATTTGGTCAAATACAAATTGTGTATCACAGCCTTAGCAAACTTATTATCTTATTTCTTGTTTATAATAATGGAGTATATACCATACTCAGATAAaataccacacacacacagagagagagaaagagtggaagggggggggggggtaaaggaTATATATGACCTAGGTAAAGAATATTGTAAAGGTGAATTATATAATGAACTATTCAAACTGTTGTCCGCTTTTTGTTTCCCAGTTTCGATGAGGCAATAATCATGAATAAAATTTAGTAAATGAAGGTGGAGATAATCGCTGCCTCAAACAGTAGGTCATAAGTAGGTTCCTATGTAGGTTACCCTATGTAGTTTCCCCTGTGTAGGTTCCCCTATGTTCCCAAAGAAAATTTTCactttatatttcatacaaaatcatatatttttaaaacttcccTTGAGGCTAATTTTTCCATTATTTGTATCAAATAAACaccattttgtttaaaaataactCATAATTTAGGAAAAAATATATGTTACGATGAAATATTGCAGAGGGATAACATTGAcataatgttgatttttttaaatttcaaaaattacatATACTTAAAGGAAGAGTAATTACTAGTATTCTCAAATTAAACTTCCTGTGTGAATTGTCCTATATTTTCAATAGATTAAGATATAATTATTCTGAAATTATTGGATGATACTTTAAATACTTCTGAGATCAGTtcgttttatttcatgaaaattgatcTAGAAATAAgttgtttgaaaatatatgggTTTGTATGAAATGTATAGTGGAAATTTTCTTAGGGAACCGTACTCATGGCCAAGTACTGTATTTGAATAATTCATGGTAGGCCTagttttataaaaatgtataggGACTGACAAGGTTACTCACTCCTTCCCACCCTTCTCTCCCTAATCTATCAGACTATCAAGTGCTCAAGGACATGAAATAAGAAGAATGTTTGGATTCCCTCAATCTTTCCTTCCTTCCATTTCAATAAAATAGACAAATGAATGTacatattatttaaacaatgttTAATCACGTTAAATACAGGAATTGTATTTCTTACTTTAGCGTCGTATAGAGACCTCTTCAGACGACAAGCAGAGCCGTCAGTGGTACGAAGTGATGCTGGCCCTAGCAGCCAAGTCTGCTGTAAGtcacccctctctctctctctctctctctctctctctctctctctctctctctcctttatGTATCTCACTCTCTGAATCGTTAGctgtatttcttttatttcctcTACAGAGCAAACCAGTCTATGCCTCTGTTGCTCACGAAATGACAGAGCATATTCAAGACTGGGTAAGAGTCTATAAGTCAGAGCAAATATACCCCGGAATCCATGTAGTTCACGCTTACTAATGTATCACATTTATGTAAATGGTCATGCATGTAATCAACGTTTACTAAACCAATTGTTTTACTATAAAGTTTATGTAAATAGCAATGTACAAATAATGATGCATGTAATCAACGTTTACTcatctattacatgtaaattgttttaCTATTTAAGTAAATGGTCatttacaaacaatgatcaTTGTTTTACAGCATGAGTTGACCTATGCCATCAACAGGTCAGAAGGGCGTAGGGACCTCCCCACCATTCCCCAGCCTACGCATATGGTAAGTAATGGAATCTtgttcaatatttgaatgagaCATGGTAATTATTCTTTCAATGAACAATAATCAGCTATGCGTTAGGTATTCAGGGTTGATCCAAGATTTTTTTCCTTGGaagaaatattgtataatacatGTCAGCCTCAAAATTGATTCATCCATAAGACAAATGTTTTTACTATATACATATCATTATTTCTAGATTGAGTGGTTGGCCCGAGTCAATTTTAAACACAGACCGATGCGCTGCAACATACCCGAACAGAGACAACACAAAGTCTCCAAGAAACCTGTGTTCGACTCCTCCAAGTATATCTACTAAAGATGGAGGTGACATTGGTAAGTAAACCAATGACAGACTGTGGTCTGAAAA
This genomic window from Ostrea edulis chromosome 4, xbOstEdul1.1, whole genome shotgun sequence contains:
- the LOC125671538 gene encoding uncharacterized protein LOC125671538, with amino-acid sequence MKRERSTERKSRSVSKRRRIETSSDDKQSRQWYEVMLALAAKSAHELTYAINRSEGRRDLPTIPQPTHMIEWLARVNFKHRPMRCNIPEQRQHKVSKKPVFDSSKYIY